Proteins encoded in a region of the Stieleria neptunia genome:
- a CDS encoding response regulator: MNESGSRVLIVDDDADIRMNFADILSDLGYQTTTAEDAIAALQCVRDSRFDVVLLDYQMPGMDGASLYREIKKLQPSVAAIMITAWAGSDGAQQAKNAGTWDVLRKPVDIHDLLEKLARAAKAPIVLVVDDDEDFCQSLWQVLNLRHFRVALAHSETEGITQASDSQCQVAIVDLKLGSGDGRKVIRRIHQAVPKARTIIVSGDRQIAAEAYDELGDQVVNAVCQKPIDIDQLLRMIETDGGRN; this comes from the coding sequence ATGAATGAGAGCGGATCGAGGGTACTGATCGTCGACGACGATGCGGACATCCGAATGAACTTTGCCGACATCCTCAGCGACCTCGGGTACCAAACCACGACGGCCGAGGACGCCATCGCGGCGCTTCAGTGCGTCCGCGACAGTCGCTTCGACGTCGTCCTGCTGGACTATCAAATGCCGGGCATGGACGGTGCGTCGCTGTATCGCGAAATCAAAAAACTGCAGCCCTCGGTCGCCGCGATCATGATCACCGCTTGGGCCGGCAGCGACGGTGCCCAGCAAGCGAAAAACGCCGGGACCTGGGACGTGCTGCGAAAACCCGTCGACATTCACGACCTGTTGGAAAAACTCGCCCGCGCCGCCAAGGCACCGATCGTGCTGGTGGTCGACGATGACGAAGACTTCTGTCAGTCGCTTTGGCAAGTGTTGAACCTGCGGCATTTCCGCGTCGCGTTGGCACACAGCGAAACCGAAGGGATCACGCAGGCCAGTGATTCGCAATGCCAGGTTGCGATCGTTGACCTGAAACTCGGCAGCGGTGACGGACGCAAGGTCATCCGACGGATCCATCAAGCCGTCCCCAAGGCGCGAACCATCATCGTCAGCGGCGACCGGCAGATCGCCGCCGAGGCCTATGACGAACTCGGTGATCAAGTGGTCAACGCCGTCTGTCAAAAACCCATCGACATCGATCAGTTGCTCCGGATGATCGAAACCGACGGCGGCCGAAATTAG
- a CDS encoding ATP-binding protein yields MTSLFFSSPVPMNESLSILVIEDDADTLTNLCDILELDGHHVVGACSLSEAKARAEHDAFQIVISDRKLPDGLIEDSLPELIQSVKGSDIIVITGFADMQSTITAFRMGVTDYVIKPIIPDDLRSTVRRIADKKRLEAELANEHAFADLVLDTAEAIVLVLDLDGKVVQLNPYLEQLTGWTPEDLSGKDWFEVCIAEDERERVKEVFIRTAHDLHTRGVVNSVVGKDGRRYQVRWSNTTLKNHSGEVTSVLAVGVDISDLTAAQTRALRSERLAAIGQTMTALAHESRNALQRIQAAGEMLGLEIAGNEHALHDLKKIQRATDDLKCLLEEVRSFAAPIQMRPTTVNLPEIWRRVWDDLAVSHSRRDVQLIENFESCNVKVDVDTLRMEQVFRNLFENALAACHDPVRIELNCLCDGDQIQLTVLDNGPGMSEEQLEKLFEPFFTTKQSGTGLGLSICQRIIEAHRGSIAARTHPDGAAFEIRLPRQTSCDVEIYP; encoded by the coding sequence ATGACGTCGTTGTTCTTTTCGTCGCCGGTGCCCATGAACGAATCACTCAGCATTCTAGTTATCGAAGACGATGCTGATACGCTCACCAACCTCTGCGATATCCTGGAACTGGACGGACATCACGTCGTCGGAGCCTGTTCGTTGTCCGAAGCGAAGGCACGAGCCGAACACGACGCGTTTCAGATCGTGATTTCAGATCGCAAACTGCCCGACGGGTTGATCGAAGATTCATTGCCGGAACTGATCCAGTCGGTCAAGGGATCCGACATCATCGTGATCACCGGGTTTGCCGACATGCAAAGTACGATCACGGCGTTCCGAATGGGCGTGACCGACTATGTCATCAAGCCGATCATTCCCGATGACTTGCGGAGCACGGTTCGCCGGATCGCAGACAAAAAACGTCTCGAAGCGGAATTGGCCAATGAGCATGCGTTCGCCGATCTCGTTTTGGACACGGCCGAAGCCATCGTCCTGGTCTTGGACCTCGACGGCAAGGTGGTCCAATTGAATCCGTACCTGGAACAACTCACCGGCTGGACCCCGGAAGACCTGAGCGGAAAGGACTGGTTCGAAGTCTGCATCGCCGAGGACGAGCGGGAACGCGTCAAAGAGGTTTTCATTCGCACCGCCCACGACTTGCACACGCGAGGCGTCGTCAACTCCGTCGTCGGCAAGGACGGCAGACGGTACCAGGTGCGGTGGTCCAACACGACGCTCAAAAACCACAGCGGCGAAGTGACGTCGGTGCTGGCCGTCGGCGTCGACATCAGCGACCTGACGGCGGCCCAAACCCGGGCGTTGCGGTCCGAACGGCTCGCCGCGATCGGGCAAACGATGACCGCACTGGCCCACGAAAGCCGCAATGCCCTTCAACGCATCCAAGCCGCCGGCGAAATGCTGGGGCTGGAGATCGCCGGCAACGAACATGCCCTCCACGACCTGAAAAAAATCCAACGAGCCACCGACGACCTCAAGTGTTTGCTGGAGGAGGTTCGGTCGTTTGCCGCCCCCATCCAGATGCGTCCCACGACGGTCAATCTGCCCGAGATTTGGCGACGCGTTTGGGATGATCTCGCCGTCTCCCATTCACGACGTGACGTCCAGCTGATCGAAAACTTCGAGTCGTGTAACGTCAAGGTCGACGTCGACACGTTGCGGATGGAACAGGTCTTTCGAAACCTGTTTGAGAACGCGTTGGCGGCGTGTCACGATCCGGTCCGCATCGAATTGAACTGCCTGTGCGATGGTGATCAAATCCAACTCACGGTCCTGGACAATGGACCGGGGATGTCCGAAGAACAATTGGAAAAACTCTTTGAACCCTTCTTCACGACCAAGCAGAGTGGGACCGGCCTCGGTTTGTCGATCTGCCAACGTATCATCGAAGCACATCGCGGCTCCATCGCGGCACGAACACATCCCGACGGTGCCGCATTCGAAATCAGACTTCCCCGCCAAACCTCCTGCGACGTCGAAATCTATCCCTAA
- a CDS encoding SdrD B-like domain-containing protein produces the protein MRSRIRIAESLEPRMLLANDFLAGTAFIDSNSNGKLDTTESYLAGATIELRESVANGNGLIATQVTDAQGGYFFGGLTPGDYQLVNLAASGYNASSSDALSKISPVTGTSTNSINVQLLDPADLTASIDINRYNQLGLFRNFSYNIFGTQVSASGGQLPAKLHSNALTPNPTDEFLTLCVDLFNDLGNGVNGPFVVTPDSNPIGSGTPHNAERVAYLYNHYGQSALPSASAAALQIAVWELLYDADAGDPDGNLSAGNFRVTSNPGSAVLNQAAFYLTDSLNKSESAVFLNVPPPSPAVPTLTRTQGIIVTGSFNFGNIPGAGDVSLGDFVWEDLNADGIQDPGEPGIGGVTVYLKDASGTIIDDTTTGLNGAYLFDDLPPGTYSVQFVQPFGYSGISPANEGVNDNIDSDGVPDADPLMNLMTATTTLTAGQSDLSLDQGFYRLAALGDFVWEDTNGNGQQDVGEPGVNGVTVLLKKDGVLTGDSTVTANIDLDGDGTPDGDGGYKFAGLTPGDYSVQFVLPGGQVFTTVNAAGVPDDLDSDADPAMSGMTQTVTLESGDYDRTLDAGLITPAALGDFVWEDTNGNGQQDVGEPGVNGVTVLLKKDGVLTGDSTVTANIDLDGDGTPDGDGGYKFAGLTPGDYSVQFVLPGGQVFTTVNAAGVPDDLDSDADPAMSGMTQTVTLESGDYDRTLDAGLITPAALGDFVWEDTNGNGQQDVGEPGVNGVTVLLKKDGVLTGDSTVTANIDLDGDGTPDGDGGYKFAGLTPGDYSVQFVLPGGQVFTTVNAAGVPDDLDSDADPAMSGMTQTVTLESGDYDRTLDAGLITPAALGDFVWEDTNGNGQQDVGEPGVNGVTVLLKKDGVLTGDSTVTANIDLDGDGTPDGDGGYKFAGLTPGDYSVQFVLPGGQVFTTVNAAGVPDDLDSDADPAMSGMTQTVTLESGDYDRTLDAGLITPAALGDFVWEDTNGNGQQDVGEPGVNGVTVLLKKDGVLTGDSTVTANIDLDGDGTPDGDGGYKFAGLTPGDYSVQFVLPGGQVFTTVNAAGVPDDLDSDADPAMSGMTQTVTLESGDYDRTLDAGLITPAALGDFVWEDTNGNGQQDVGEPGVNGVTVLLKKDGVLTGDSTVTANIDLDGDGTPDGDGGYKFAGLTPGDYSVQFVLPGGQVFTTVNAAGVPDDLDSDADPAMSGMTQTVTLESGDYDRTLDAGLITPAALGDFVWEDTNGNGQQDVGEPGVNGVTVLLKKDGVLTGDSTVTANIDLDGDGTPDGDGGYKFAGLTPGDYSVQFVLPGGQVFTTVNAAGVPDDLDSDADPAMSGMTQTVTLESGDYDRTLDAGLVAPAAPEIDIEKFTRIDVNPIDIEKLVRVESPAIQGDVCEVLNKPVSLTFQYIPSTDFNPLQPSGKAGVLANNGLDDDGTSYVVVSKNDDPNDFGDIFFQGDVSEDELFTASGSFGSNTYFFFFDEMGGPLLQSFHYHTSCSAPIILGAQPLSATLVGYNDGTPGGDIQAPDYGPGVNDADADTPSGPSAAAGDTVVFTYVVTNPVPGTELSNIQVEDLVLAPPGGVEFEPDPVSEGGFNVGDTDRDNNLDSGEVWLYVSTTSVTSTTPTGLHIDKATVVGTNSGGGEVMDMDPAHFTVTAGITQGDQCDINGKVVSLTFEYIPGTTVVTGQDSSKATATGMIDDDGESYIVVGDGDLFEGTVVEGATFTVSGNFGSNTVFEIYDSFAAFQANASPLQTLEYHTSCSQPIQLGDVVGSVILVGYDGEDGSATLPPTMDPPVIDFGGILFTTDAPFDPNNIGLNADSPTGPVAQLGEKATWTYVVSNPGNVPLSIISVFDDNETNDQIPGLGSDDFEPAPVEKAGGFNIGDDNNDGLLDPNETWYYQAMEIVTEPGQHKNTAKVRAEDSAGTMVMDSDMSNHIVNPLVFEKYVYVPTPPSSEDQCDVNGKVVTLSFEYSPGTVVLSGQDSSKATATGTPDNDGESYIVVGGGDLFEGIVAAGAVFDVGGSFGSNTVFEIYDDFAAFQAGDDPLQVLEYHTSCSQPIQLGDTVGSVVLVGYEGEDGSATQATGLGDPADSPTGPSVIAGDEVVFYYEVANVGNVGLTNVEVTDDQGLLPILDEGDVNNNNILDPGEVWIYSAAIIASSPGQQMNVGTVTANSVDDLTGEAELTASDLAHHFVETLKFFVVDKSDDANYSYTDGGRPISDSPLADGNSDPRGISADQNGDLKWVIDKDKHVYVYNSDGSLARSWKANGIGGEAEGIAVHPDPNDTGLWIVDKKEKAVFYYATGKTHSGGDLDPTSSFSLNLDDDIDSKNDHPKGLTTDGVSLWVVDDDGGTEKVFKYSIATGALVGSWEIADEALEEPRGITVDPNGGSTIWIVDKKSDTVYQFDDATGVVSGSESSDAMFALAGENADPEGIADPILAVTEKIDGTSRYDVSGDGEVSAIDALRIINAMSMVDSEGEVIRNVGNAAMDLNRDGKISAIDALMIINYLGSAEYAQSAQVKQGNSVPDVSPISESTQGDQHRVAEINNPYLNVALEDASNQLADSLRFSNQSNLGSDRDTQSKDDLFGEFGREEEDLEVPLSYYGLF, from the coding sequence ATGCGAAGCCGCATCCGGATTGCCGAATCCCTTGAGCCGAGAATGTTGTTGGCCAATGACTTCTTGGCTGGAACCGCGTTTATCGATTCCAACTCCAACGGAAAGCTCGACACAACCGAAAGCTATCTCGCCGGTGCGACAATCGAATTGCGCGAGTCGGTGGCCAATGGCAATGGGCTGATCGCGACTCAGGTCACCGATGCGCAGGGCGGCTACTTCTTCGGTGGCCTGACTCCCGGCGATTACCAGTTGGTCAATCTGGCTGCTTCCGGCTACAACGCTTCCTCCAGCGATGCCCTGTCGAAAATCAGTCCGGTGACGGGCACATCAACCAACAGTATCAATGTCCAACTCTTGGATCCGGCGGACCTGACGGCAAGCATCGATATCAATCGCTATAACCAATTAGGGTTGTTCAGGAATTTTTCCTATAACATTTTTGGAACGCAAGTCTCGGCAAGCGGTGGTCAACTGCCAGCGAAACTGCACAGCAACGCGCTGACTCCAAACCCGACGGATGAGTTCTTGACCCTATGCGTTGACCTCTTCAATGACTTGGGCAATGGTGTCAATGGACCTTTTGTGGTCACCCCGGATAGCAACCCGATCGGCAGCGGCACACCTCACAATGCCGAACGTGTTGCGTACCTTTACAATCACTATGGTCAATCTGCATTGCCATCTGCCAGCGCGGCTGCTTTGCAAATCGCCGTTTGGGAACTGCTTTACGACGCAGACGCGGGCGACCCGGACGGCAATCTCTCGGCGGGTAACTTTAGGGTTACCTCTAATCCCGGGAGTGCGGTTCTCAATCAAGCTGCTTTCTACCTGACAGACTCATTGAATAAATCCGAGTCGGCTGTTTTTCTCAACGTGCCGCCACCATCACCGGCGGTCCCGACGTTGACTCGGACTCAAGGCATTATCGTCACCGGCAGCTTCAACTTCGGCAATATTCCTGGCGCTGGCGATGTGTCCCTCGGTGATTTTGTTTGGGAAGACCTCAACGCCGATGGTATACAGGATCCGGGTGAACCTGGAATCGGTGGTGTTACCGTCTACCTAAAGGATGCCAGCGGCACCATCATTGACGACACCACGACAGGACTCAATGGCGCGTATCTGTTCGACGATCTCCCGCCGGGAACCTATTCCGTCCAGTTTGTCCAGCCGTTCGGCTACAGCGGGATCAGTCCAGCCAACGAGGGTGTCAACGACAACATCGACAGCGACGGTGTTCCCGATGCCGATCCGTTGATGAACCTGATGACGGCCACAACCACGTTGACCGCCGGTCAATCCGACCTCAGCCTCGACCAGGGCTTCTACCGGTTGGCGGCGCTGGGTGACTTTGTCTGGGAAGACACCAACGGCAACGGCCAACAAGATGTCGGTGAACCGGGCGTCAATGGTGTCACGGTGTTGCTCAAGAAGGACGGCGTGTTGACCGGCGATAGCACGGTCACGGCGAACATCGACCTGGACGGGGACGGCACCCCGGACGGTGACGGCGGCTACAAGTTCGCGGGCCTGACCCCGGGTGATTATTCGGTTCAATTCGTGCTGCCCGGCGGCCAGGTGTTCACCACGGTCAACGCCGCCGGTGTGCCCGATGACTTGGACAGCGATGCCGACCCGGCGATGTCCGGCATGACCCAGACGGTCACGCTGGAGTCGGGTGACTACGACCGCACGCTCGACGCCGGGCTGATCACGCCTGCGGCGCTGGGTGACTTTGTCTGGGAAGACACCAACGGCAACGGCCAACAAGATGTCGGTGAACCGGGCGTCAATGGTGTCACGGTGTTGCTCAAGAAGGACGGCGTGTTGACCGGCGATAGCACGGTCACGGCGAACATCGACCTGGACGGGGACGGCACCCCGGACGGTGACGGCGGCTACAAGTTCGCGGGCCTGACCCCGGGTGATTATTCGGTGCAATTCGTGCTGCCCGGCGGCCAGGTCTTCACCACGGTCAACGCCGCCGGTGTGCCGGATGACTTGGACAGCGATGCCGACCCGGCGATGTCCGGCATGACCCAGACGGTCACGTTGGAGTCGGGTGACTACGACCGCACGCTCGACGCCGGGCTGATCACGCCTGCGGCGCTGGGTGACTTTGTCTGGGAAGACACCAACGGCAACGGCCAACAAGATGTCGGTGAACCGGGCGTCAATGGTGTCACGGTGTTGCTCAAGAAGGACGGCGTGTTGACCGGCGATAGCACGGTCACGGCGAACATCGACCTGGACGGGGACGGCACCCCGGACGGTGACGGCGGCTACAAGTTCGCGGGCCTGACCCCGGGTGATTATTCGGTTCAATTCGTGCTGCCCGGCGGCCAGGTGTTCACCACGGTCAACGCCGCCGGTGTGCCCGATGACTTGGACAGCGATGCCGACCCGGCGATGTCCGGCATGACCCAGACGGTCACGCTGGAGTCGGGTGACTACGACCGCACGCTCGACGCCGGGCTGATCACGCCTGCGGCGCTGGGTGACTTTGTCTGGGAAGACACCAACGGCAACGGCCAACAAGATGTCGGTGAACCGGGCGTCAATGGTGTCACGGTGTTGCTCAAGAAGGACGGCGTGTTGACCGGCGATAGCACGGTCACGGCGAACATCGACCTGGACGGGGACGGCACCCCGGACGGTGACGGCGGCTACAAGTTCGCGGGCCTGACCCCGGGTGATTATTCGGTGCAATTCGTGCTGCCCGGCGGCCAGGTCTTCACCACGGTCAACGCCGCCGGTGTGCCGGATGACTTGGACAGCGATGCCGACCCGGCGATGTCCGGCATGACCCAGACGGTCACGTTGGAGTCGGGTGACTACGACCGCACGCTCGACGCCGGGCTGATCACGCCTGCGGCGCTGGGTGACTTTGTCTGGGAAGACACCAACGGCAACGGCCAACAAGATGTCGGTGAACCGGGCGTCAATGGTGTCACGGTGTTGCTCAAGAAGGACGGCGTGTTGACCGGCGATAGCACGGTCACGGCGAACATCGACCTGGACGGGGACGGCACCCCGGACGGTGACGGCGGCTACAAGTTCGCGGGCCTGACCCCGGGTGATTATTCGGTGCAATTCGTGCTGCCCGGCGGCCAGGTCTTCACCACGGTCAACGCCGCCGGTGTGCCGGATGACTTGGACAGCGATGCCGACCCGGCGATGTCCGGCATGACCCAGACGGTCACGTTGGAGTCGGGTGACTACGACCGCACGCTTGACGCCGGGCTGATCACGCCTGCGGCGCTGGGTGACTTTGTCTGGGAAGACACCAACGGCAACGGCCAACAAGATGTCGGTGAACCGGGCGTCAATGGTGTCACGGTGTTGCTCAAGAAGGACGGCGTGTTGACCGGCGATAGCACGGTCACGGCGAACATCGACCTGGACGGGGACGGCACCCCGGACGGTGACGGCGGCTACAAGTTCGCGGGCCTGACCCCGGGTGATTATTCGGTTCAATTCGTGCTGCCCGGCGGCCAGGTGTTCACCACGGTCAACGCCGCCGGTGTGCCCGATGACTTGGACAGCGATGCCGACCCGGCGATGTCCGGCATGACCCAGACGGTCACGCTGGAGTCGGGTGACTACGACCGCACGCTCGACGCCGGGCTGATCACGCCTGCGGCGCTGGGTGACTTTGTCTGGGAAGACACCAACGGCAACGGCCAACAAGATGTCGGTGAACCGGGCGTCAATGGTGTCACGGTGTTGCTCAAGAAGGACGGCGTGTTGACCGGCGATAGCACGGTCACGGCGAACATCGACCTGGACGGGGACGGCACCCCGGACGGTGACGGCGGCTACAAGTTCGCGGGCCTGACCCCGGGTGATTATTCGGTGCAATTCGTGCTGCCCGGCGGCCAGGTGTTCACCACGGTCAACGCCGCCGGTGTGCCCGATGACTTGGACAGCGATGCCGACCCGGCGATGTCCGGCATGACTCAGACGGTCACGCTGGAGTCGGGTGACTACGACCGCACGCTCGATGCCGGGCTCGTTGCTCCCGCGGCTCCCGAAATTGACATCGAAAAGTTCACACGGATCGATGTCAATCCGATCGACATTGAAAAGCTTGTTCGGGTTGAGTCGCCGGCGATTCAGGGCGACGTGTGCGAGGTGTTAAATAAACCGGTATCCCTTACGTTCCAATACATTCCGAGCACGGACTTCAATCCGCTTCAGCCGAGCGGAAAAGCTGGTGTGTTGGCGAACAATGGGCTCGATGATGATGGAACGAGCTACGTTGTCGTTTCCAAGAACGACGATCCCAATGATTTTGGCGACATCTTCTTCCAGGGAGACGTCAGCGAGGACGAGTTGTTCACCGCGTCGGGAAGCTTCGGGTCCAATACCTACTTCTTCTTCTTCGATGAAATGGGAGGGCCGCTGTTGCAGTCGTTCCATTATCACACGTCCTGCTCGGCCCCGATCATTTTGGGAGCCCAGCCGTTGAGTGCGACATTGGTCGGATACAACGACGGCACGCCGGGTGGCGACATTCAGGCCCCCGACTATGGGCCAGGCGTCAACGATGCCGATGCGGATACGCCGTCAGGGCCATCGGCGGCAGCCGGTGACACGGTGGTCTTTACCTACGTGGTGACCAACCCGGTTCCTGGAACCGAATTGTCAAACATCCAGGTGGAAGACCTGGTATTGGCACCGCCCGGGGGCGTGGAGTTTGAGCCGGATCCGGTCTCCGAGGGTGGATTTAACGTTGGCGACACGGATAGGGACAACAACCTCGATTCGGGCGAAGTGTGGCTCTACGTGTCGACCACCTCCGTCACAAGCACGACCCCGACCGGTCTGCATATTGACAAGGCGACGGTCGTCGGCACCAATTCGGGCGGCGGAGAAGTGATGGACATGGACCCGGCCCACTTCACCGTCACGGCTGGAATCACGCAGGGTGACCAATGTGACATCAACGGCAAAGTGGTCTCGTTGACGTTTGAATACATTCCAGGCACAACGGTGGTGACTGGCCAAGACAGTAGCAAAGCGACTGCGACGGGGATGATCGACGACGACGGCGAGTCCTACATCGTCGTCGGCGACGGCGATCTTTTTGAAGGCACCGTTGTTGAAGGTGCGACGTTCACGGTGAGTGGTAACTTTGGGTCCAATACCGTCTTCGAAATCTACGACAGTTTTGCCGCCTTCCAGGCCAATGCGTCACCGCTGCAGACGCTTGAATACCATACGTCGTGTTCGCAGCCTATCCAGCTGGGCGACGTCGTCGGCAGTGTCATCCTGGTCGGCTACGACGGTGAAGACGGCTCGGCGACACTGCCGCCGACGATGGATCCACCGGTCATTGATTTCGGCGGAATCTTGTTTACTACCGACGCGCCGTTCGACCCCAACAACATCGGCTTGAATGCCGATTCGCCGACCGGACCGGTTGCCCAATTGGGCGAGAAAGCCACTTGGACCTACGTCGTCAGCAACCCGGGCAATGTTCCGCTTAGCATCATCAGTGTTTTTGATGACAATGAAACGAATGACCAGATTCCGGGTTTGGGCAGCGACGATTTTGAGCCCGCACCGGTTGAAAAGGCAGGCGGCTTCAATATCGGCGACGACAACAACGATGGATTGTTGGATCCGAACGAAACCTGGTACTACCAAGCGATGGAAATCGTGACCGAACCCGGCCAACACAAGAATACGGCCAAGGTCCGTGCGGAAGATTCCGCGGGAACGATGGTGATGGATTCCGATATGAGCAATCACATCGTCAACCCACTCGTGTTCGAAAAGTACGTATATGTTCCGACGCCGCCGTCGAGCGAAGATCAATGTGACGTCAATGGCAAGGTCGTCACACTCTCGTTCGAATACTCGCCGGGGACGGTCGTGCTGAGCGGCCAGGACAGTAGCAAAGCGACCGCCACTGGCACTCCCGATAACGACGGAGAGTCTTACATCGTTGTCGGTGGAGGCGACCTCTTTGAAGGGATTGTTGCGGCGGGAGCTGTCTTTGATGTGGGCGGAAGCTTTGGTTCGAATACCGTCTTCGAGATCTATGACGATTTCGCGGCCTTTCAAGCGGGCGACGATCCGCTCCAGGTTTTGGAATATCACACGTCCTGTTCGCAACCGATTCAACTCGGCGACACCGTCGGCAGTGTCGTTTTGGTCGGCTACGAGGGAGAGGATGGATCGGCAACCCAAGCGACCGGACTCGGAGATCCTGCCGACTCACCGACCGGACCAAGCGTCATCGCCGGAGATGAAGTGGTCTTTTACTACGAGGTCGCCAATGTCGGCAATGTCGGCTTGACCAATGTGGAGGTGACCGACGACCAAGGGTTGTTGCCGATCTTGGACGAGGGAGATGTCAACAACAACAACATCCTGGATCCCGGTGAAGTCTGGATTTACAGCGCTGCGATCATCGCCTCGTCGCCGGGACAGCAGATGAACGTCGGAACGGTGACCGCGAACTCGGTCGACGACCTGACCGGCGAGGCGGAACTCACCGCCAGCGATCTTGCACATCACTTTGTCGAAACGCTTAAGTTCTTCGTCGTCGACAAGAGTGACGATGCAAACTACAGCTACACCGACGGCGGCAGGCCGATCAGCGATTCACCGCTTGCCGACGGGAATTCCGATCCACGCGGCATCAGTGCGGATCAGAATGGCGATCTGAAATGGGTGATCGACAAGGACAAGCATGTGTACGTTTACAATTCCGATGGCTCGTTGGCCCGGTCCTGGAAAGCCAATGGCATAGGCGGCGAAGCCGAGGGGATTGCGGTTCATCCCGATCCCAACGACACCGGGTTGTGGATTGTCGACAAGAAAGAGAAGGCGGTGTTCTATTACGCCACCGGCAAGACGCATTCCGGAGGTGATCTCGATCCGACCTCCAGCTTTTCATTGAATCTCGATGACGACATCGACTCCAAAAACGACCACCCGAAAGGACTCACGACCGACGGGGTTTCGTTGTGGGTCGTCGACGACGACGGCGGGACAGAAAAAGTCTTCAAGTACTCCATCGCCACAGGAGCGCTGGTCGGAAGTTGGGAAATTGCTGATGAGGCGCTCGAAGAACCACGGGGCATTACCGTGGACCCCAACGGCGGGTCGACGATTTGGATTGTCGACAAAAAATCGGATACGGTCTATCAATTTGATGACGCGACTGGCGTCGTGTCCGGCAGCGAATCCTCCGATGCGATGTTTGCATTAGCGGGTGAGAACGCTGATCCAGAAGGCATCGCAGATCCGATTCTTGCTGTCACTGAGAAGATTGACGGAACCAGTCGCTATGACGTTTCAGGCGATGGGGAGGTCTCTGCGATCGATGCACTTCGCATCATCAATGCGATGAGCATGGTTGATAGCGAAGGTGAAGTCATCCGAAACGTCGGAAACGCGGCGATGGATCTCAACCGTGACGGAAAAATCAGCGCCATCGACGCTTTGATGATCATCAATTATCTCGGCAGCGCCGAATACGCACAATCGGCTCAAGTCAAGCAAGGCAATTCCGTACCGGATGTCAGTCCGATCAGCGAGTCGACACAGGGGGATCAGCATCGCGTCGCCGAAATCAACAACCCGTACCTAAACGTTGCTCTGGAGGATGCTTCGAATCAACTGGCGGACAGTTTGCGGTTTAGTAACCAGTCAAACCTTGGCAGTGACCGCGATACACAAAGCAAAGACGATCTGTTTGGCGAATTCGGGAGAGAGGAAGAGGATTTGGAAGTTCCGTTGTCTTACTACGGACTTTTTTAA
- a CDS encoding two-component system sensor histidine kinase NtrB encodes MHSQDQAVLLAILEAAVDAIIVIDSRGAIQTVNPATIRLFGFEKGEMLGRNVNMLMPSPFHEQHDGYLANYLQTGEAKIIGIGREVIGKRKDGTTFPMHLAVSRMAVGDQILFAGIVRDITDIKNAQQQLALANERLEQRVQERTAELRAAQADLLKSERMATLGQVSGGIAHEIRNPLNAVRTSVYYLRNVQNPSPEKVNEHLERIDRQVSMIDNVITALSDIARMPEPAVIACDVKDLLGKIVSSVSMPANIRIESNLPDSGFQAAIDPNQVSIVFRNLLRNARDAMPDGGKISIAGRVAPDELVVQVSDTGIGIKPDDLARVVEPLFSTKARGMGLGLAISVAILKKNKGRLAVESQLGKGTTFSVHLKPFSQEERSHDE; translated from the coding sequence ATGCATAGTCAAGATCAAGCCGTGCTGTTGGCGATCCTGGAAGCCGCCGTCGACGCCATCATCGTGATCGACAGCCGAGGTGCCATCCAAACGGTCAATCCGGCGACGATCCGGTTGTTCGGCTTTGAAAAGGGCGAAATGCTCGGGCGAAACGTCAACATGCTGATGCCCAGCCCGTTTCATGAGCAGCACGACGGCTACCTGGCCAATTATCTGCAAACCGGCGAAGCCAAGATCATCGGGATCGGACGCGAGGTGATCGGAAAACGCAAAGATGGCACCACGTTTCCGATGCACTTGGCCGTCAGCCGAATGGCCGTCGGCGACCAAATTCTGTTCGCCGGAATCGTTCGTGATATCACCGACATCAAGAACGCTCAGCAACAACTTGCCTTGGCCAACGAACGACTCGAACAACGCGTTCAAGAACGAACAGCCGAATTGCGCGCCGCACAAGCCGATCTGCTCAAGTCCGAACGGATGGCCACGCTCGGCCAAGTCTCCGGAGGCATCGCTCACGAGATCCGAAATCCTCTCAATGCCGTCCGGACTTCGGTCTACTATCTGCGGAACGTTCAGAATCCTTCGCCGGAAAAGGTAAATGAACATTTGGAGAGGATTGATCGGCAAGTCAGCATGATCGACAATGTGATCACGGCGCTTTCGGATATCGCTCGGATGCCGGAACCGGCCGTGATTGCCTGTGACGTGAAAGACTTGCTCGGCAAAATTGTGTCCTCCGTTTCGATGCCCGCTAACATTCGAATCGAATCGAATCTTCCGGACAGCGGCTTCCAAGCGGCCATTGATCCCAACCAGGTTTCCATTGTTTTTCGCAATCTACTCCGCAACGCCCGCGACGCCATGCCCGATGGGGGTAAAATCTCGATCGCCGGACGGGTCGCTCCCGATGAATTGGTCGTCCAGGTTTCCGACACCGGCATCGGAATCAAACCCGACGACTTGGCACGCGTGGTCGAACCACTTTTTTCTACCAAAGCCCGCGGGATGGGACTCGGTTTAGCCATTTCGGTTGCGATCTTAAAAAAGAACAAGGGGCGACTGGCAGTGGAAAGTCAGCTCGGAAAGGGAACAACGTTTTCGGTGCATCTGAAACCGTTCTCACAGGAGGAACGAAGCCACGATGAATGA